A single genomic interval of Halomonas sp. GT harbors:
- the trhO gene encoding oxygen-dependent tRNA uridine(34) hydroxylase TrhO — protein sequence MMETTQMPPIVVAALYKFVTLNDFEALREPLRQTMVNNDVKGTLLLAKEGINGTVAGTREGIDALLAWLTADPRLSDIDHKESYCDETPFYRTKVKLKKEIVTLGVPDIDPNDTVGTYVEPEDWNDVISDPDVLVIDTRNDYEVAIGSFERAIDPKTTTFREFPEYVREHYNPEKHKKVAMFCTGGIRCEKASSFMLKEGFEEVYHLKGGVLNYLEKVPEEQSLWRGECFVFDNRVTVRHDLSEGEHEQCHACRMPISLDDMQSSAYEPGISCPHCIDSLPEKTRAAARERQRQIELAKARGEPHPLGYNHRQGSRANT from the coding sequence ATGATGGAAACCACCCAAATGCCGCCCATTGTGGTCGCGGCACTGTATAAATTTGTCACTCTGAACGACTTTGAAGCGCTGCGTGAGCCACTGCGTCAGACGATGGTCAATAACGATGTTAAAGGCACGCTGCTGTTGGCTAAAGAAGGCATTAACGGCACCGTGGCGGGCACGCGTGAAGGCATTGATGCCCTGCTGGCCTGGCTGACCGCCGATCCTCGCTTAAGCGATATCGACCACAAAGAGTCCTACTGCGACGAAACGCCGTTTTACCGTACTAAGGTGAAACTGAAAAAAGAGATTGTCACCTTAGGCGTGCCGGATATTGACCCCAACGACACCGTGGGAACCTACGTGGAACCGGAAGATTGGAATGATGTGATCTCCGACCCAGACGTGTTGGTCATTGACACCCGTAACGACTACGAAGTAGCGATTGGTAGCTTTGAACGGGCAATTGACCCGAAAACGACCACCTTTCGTGAGTTTCCTGAGTACGTGCGTGAGCACTATAACCCGGAAAAGCACAAGAAGGTCGCGATGTTCTGCACCGGCGGTATTCGCTGTGAAAAGGCCTCCAGCTTTATGCTTAAAGAGGGCTTTGAAGAGGTCTATCATCTCAAAGGTGGTGTGCTGAACTACCTCGAAAAGGTCCCGGAAGAGCAGTCCTTATGGCGCGGTGAGTGTTTCGTGTTTGATAACCGCGTCACCGTGCGTCACGACCTTAGCGAAGGTGAGCATGAGCAGTGCCACGCTTGCCGTATGCCCATCTCGCTTGATGATATGCAGTCGTCGGCCTATGAGCCTGGCATCAGTTGCCCTCACTGCATCGACTCACTCCCCGAAAAAACCCGTGCTGCCGCCCGAGAGCGTCAACGCCAAATCGAACTGGCTAAGGCCCGTGGCGAACCTCACCCTCTAGGCTATAACCATCGCCAAGGCAGCCGCGCAAACACGTAA
- a CDS encoding pirin family protein: MHIRRSNERGYADHGWLRSFHTFSFANYVDPNHMGFRALRVINEDRVTPGNGFGAHPHRDMEIISYVLEGEMEHRDNMGNGEVMRPGDVQRMSAGTGVLHSEFNHSKENGLHFLQIWIEPAKRGISPSYEQKAFPTAERQGQWRLVASQDGRDGSVSVNQDVNLYAGLFDAGDHAAAPPSRYAWLHVVKGTVDVNGETLGSGDAAAFQPGETFSVTEGQAAEVLLFDLA, encoded by the coding sequence ATGCACATCCGTCGTTCTAACGAGCGAGGCTATGCCGATCACGGCTGGCTGCGCTCTTTCCACACCTTTTCGTTCGCCAACTATGTGGACCCTAACCATATGGGATTCCGAGCGCTGCGGGTAATTAATGAAGATCGGGTAACCCCCGGCAATGGCTTTGGCGCCCACCCCCACCGAGATATGGAGATCATCTCCTATGTGCTGGAAGGGGAAATGGAGCATCGCGATAATATGGGTAACGGTGAAGTTATGCGCCCGGGCGATGTACAGCGTATGTCCGCAGGTACTGGCGTGTTGCACAGCGAGTTTAATCATTCAAAAGAGAACGGGCTGCATTTCCTGCAGATTTGGATCGAGCCTGCCAAGCGCGGCATTTCACCTAGTTATGAGCAGAAAGCCTTTCCAACCGCTGAACGCCAGGGACAGTGGCGCTTAGTCGCTTCTCAAGATGGGCGCGACGGGTCGGTGAGCGTTAATCAAGACGTTAACCTCTACGCTGGCTTGTTCGACGCTGGCGACCACGCGGCTGCCCCACCGTCACGCTATGCCTGGTTGCATGTGGTTAAAGGCACGGTCGACGTTAACGGCGAAACACTAGGCTCTGGAGATGCCGCTGCCTTTCAACCGGGTGAGACGTTTAGCGTGACAGAGGGACAAGCAGCCGAAGTGCTGCTGTTTGACCTCGCCTAG
- the serA gene encoding phosphoglycerate dehydrogenase gives MAKTSLDKSKIKILLLEGVHQSAVDNFHNAGYENIEHLPTSLDEASLIEKIRDVHFIGIRSRTQLNERVFDAAEKLVGVGCFCIGTNQVDLTAALKRGIAVFNAPYSNTRSVAELVLAEAIMLLRGIPEKNARAHQGGWLKSAKNSHEARGKTLGIVGYGSIGAQLSVLAESLGFNVIYYDVITKLGMGNANQVASLEQLLARSDVVSLHVPDLPATRWMIGEKEIAAMKQGAILINAARGSVVEIEPLAEAIKAGKLNGAAIDVFPVEPKGNDEEFQSPLRGLENVILTPHIGGSTLEAQENIGIEVAEKLITYSDNGTTVTSVNFPEVALPAHPDKHRLLHIHDNVPGVLSQINRVLSENGINISGQYLQTNDKVGYVVIDVDKAYGPQALEALKKVEHTLKIRVLYSAHNS, from the coding sequence ATGGCCAAAACGTCCCTGGACAAGAGCAAGATCAAGATCCTGCTGCTCGAGGGCGTCCACCAAAGCGCGGTGGACAATTTTCACAACGCAGGTTACGAGAACATCGAGCACCTGCCGACATCGCTAGATGAAGCGTCGCTGATCGAAAAGATTCGTGATGTTCACTTCATCGGCATTCGCTCGCGTACGCAGCTCAATGAGCGCGTATTTGACGCGGCAGAAAAGCTGGTGGGCGTTGGCTGTTTCTGTATCGGAACGAACCAGGTTGACTTGACGGCAGCCCTTAAGCGCGGCATCGCGGTGTTTAACGCGCCGTACTCCAATACCCGTTCGGTCGCAGAGTTAGTGCTGGCGGAAGCCATCATGCTGCTACGTGGCATCCCTGAGAAGAATGCTCGTGCTCACCAAGGCGGCTGGCTGAAATCAGCGAAAAACTCACACGAAGCGCGGGGCAAAACCCTGGGTATCGTTGGTTACGGTAGCATCGGTGCGCAGCTTTCAGTATTGGCTGAATCGCTTGGCTTCAATGTTATCTATTACGATGTGATCACCAAGTTAGGCATGGGCAATGCGAATCAGGTAGCGAGTCTGGAGCAGCTGTTAGCACGCTCTGACGTGGTCAGCCTGCACGTTCCTGACTTGCCTGCTACGCGCTGGATGATTGGTGAGAAAGAGATCGCAGCCATGAAACAGGGCGCCATCCTGATTAACGCAGCCCGCGGTAGCGTTGTTGAGATTGAGCCACTGGCAGAGGCGATTAAGGCTGGCAAGCTTAACGGTGCCGCCATTGATGTCTTCCCGGTAGAGCCGAAAGGCAACGATGAAGAGTTCCAAAGCCCGCTACGCGGCCTGGAAAACGTGATTTTAACGCCCCATATCGGTGGTTCTACCCTGGAAGCTCAGGAGAATATCGGTATTGAGGTGGCTGAAAAACTGATTACTTATTCGGATAATGGCACCACGGTTACCTCTGTTAACTTCCCAGAAGTGGCGCTGCCTGCTCATCCGGATAAGCATCGTCTTTTGCACATTCATGACAACGTGCCTGGCGTGTTATCGCAAATTAACCGCGTACTGTCTGAAAACGGCATCAACATTTCAGGTCAGTATCTGCAAACCAATGACAAAGTGGGCTATGTAGTCATTGATGTTGATAAAGCCTACGGCCCACAGGCCCTAGAAGCGTTGAAGAAAGTTGAGCACACGCTGAAAATTCGCGTGCTGTACTCGGCGCATAACAGCTAG
- a CDS encoding exodeoxyribonuclease VII small subunit produces MSDNTPPAQDFAATVSQLETIVERLESGELSLENALTAFEQGVKLTREAQQRLDNAELKVRALSEGRDGKLDVTSFATGPETDNATDHGNDSEETPPW; encoded by the coding sequence ATGAGCGATAACACTCCACCAGCGCAAGATTTCGCCGCAACGGTTTCACAGCTTGAAACCATTGTGGAACGCCTTGAGTCCGGCGAACTCTCATTGGAGAACGCTCTGACCGCGTTTGAACAAGGCGTAAAACTCACGCGTGAAGCCCAGCAGCGGCTCGACAACGCCGAACTAAAAGTTCGCGCATTAAGTGAAGGCCGCGATGGTAAGCTTGACGTTACCTCTTTTGCGACGGGTCCAGAAACGGATAATGCCACTGATCACGGCAACGATAGCGAGGAAACGCCGCCATGGTAA
- the ispA gene encoding (2E,6E)-farnesyl diphosphate synthase translates to MVTTANASQLATLRHASNTRVDATLSALFDTQPAVAPYLEAAMRHGLLVGGKRLRPLLVYLAGNALGAREDALDAPAAAIELIHAYSLIHDDLPAMDDDDLRRGQPTVHKAFDEATAILAGDALQALAFEVLASQPHPRLGSMVTTLAVASGRAGMVAGQALDLAAVGGHPDVDALAHMHAHKTGALIVAAVRLGGLVAVDENDPRLAALIRYARAIGLAFQIHDDVLDVTGDTVTLGKISGADAARAKPTYPSLLGLSGAQHKANMLIEEAIAALAPLGEQGAPLADLAHYMIERDH, encoded by the coding sequence ATGGTAACGACTGCTAATGCTTCTCAACTGGCGACGCTGCGCCACGCGAGTAACACGCGGGTGGATGCCACACTTTCAGCCTTGTTTGACACCCAACCCGCCGTCGCGCCATACCTTGAAGCCGCTATGCGTCACGGCCTATTGGTGGGAGGCAAACGCTTGCGACCACTGCTGGTATATCTCGCAGGTAACGCGCTAGGGGCGCGGGAAGACGCGTTGGATGCCCCTGCAGCAGCCATTGAGCTGATTCATGCGTACTCATTGATTCATGACGATCTGCCTGCCATGGACGATGACGATCTGCGTCGCGGCCAACCCACCGTGCATAAAGCGTTCGATGAAGCCACCGCGATTTTAGCGGGAGACGCTCTGCAAGCACTGGCCTTTGAGGTACTTGCCAGCCAGCCTCATCCTCGGCTTGGCAGCATGGTCACCACGCTTGCCGTTGCCTCTGGCCGGGCAGGAATGGTCGCAGGCCAGGCGCTAGACTTAGCCGCCGTGGGTGGCCATCCGGACGTGGATGCCCTCGCTCATATGCACGCCCACAAAACCGGCGCGCTGATTGTGGCCGCAGTGCGCTTAGGTGGCTTAGTCGCGGTAGATGAAAACGACCCCCGACTTGCCGCTCTGATTCGCTACGCCCGCGCCATTGGTCTAGCCTTCCAGATTCATGATGATGTCCTTGATGTGACGGGCGATACCGTCACGCTGGGTAAAATCTCTGGCGCTGATGCTGCACGTGCCAAGCCGACTTATCCCAGCTTACTGGGACTTTCCGGCGCACAGCACAAAGCAAATATGCTTATCGAAGAGGCCATTGCCGCCCTCGCCCCGCTTGGCGAGCAAGGCGCACCGCTGGCCGATCTTGCCCACTATATGATCGAGCGCGACCACTAA
- the dxs gene encoding 1-deoxy-D-xylulose-5-phosphate synthase, translating into MPMKLFDEIPRERPATPLLDSFDHPAALRAMNARQLAQLADELRAYLLYSVGVTGGHFGAGLGVVELTVALHHAFHTPKDRLVWDVGHQAYPHKILTGRREAMLSIRQHGGLAAFPRRAESDYDTFGVGHSSTSISAALGMALAAQAQNDPRRVCAIIGDGALTAGMAFEALAHAGHVNANMLVVLNDNEMSISENVGGIATYLARVLSSKPFLKMREEGKKVLSHLPGALELAKRTEEHMKGMVSPATLFEEMGFHYIGPIDGHDLEALTETLRNLRDQDGPQFLHIKTVKGKGFLPAEADQIGYHAITKLEKPSATANAPLVKPPVAPKTPAKKKYCNVFGDWLCDMAATDSRLMGITPAMGEGSDLIRFSQQYPERYFDVAIAEQHAVTLAAGMACESMKPVVAIYSTFLQRGYDQLIHDVAVQNLDVTFAIDRAGLVGEDGPTHHGSMDLSFLRCIPGMVILAPADEAECRAMLSAAYHHPGPAAVRYPRGTGPGAAIPEHLEPLPIGQAQIRRDAGNEGVRIALLAFGSVNDAAAAVAEKLDATHINMRSIKPLDRDTVLHAADEHELLVTLEENVIAGGAGSAVNELLHAEGVQIEVLNLGLPDTFVEHGTPAELLRDCGLDADGIERAIRARLP; encoded by the coding sequence ATGCCTATGAAGCTGTTCGACGAGATTCCCCGCGAGCGCCCGGCAACGCCGCTGCTCGACTCTTTTGATCATCCCGCTGCGCTGCGGGCCATGAATGCTAGGCAGCTTGCCCAGTTGGCTGACGAACTACGTGCCTACTTGCTATACAGCGTTGGTGTAACAGGCGGCCACTTCGGTGCAGGTCTGGGCGTTGTGGAACTGACCGTAGCGCTTCACCACGCCTTTCATACGCCCAAAGATCGTTTGGTGTGGGACGTAGGCCATCAAGCGTACCCGCATAAAATTTTAACTGGCCGTCGCGAAGCGATGCTCAGCATTCGCCAGCATGGCGGCCTTGCAGCGTTTCCCCGCCGCGCAGAATCCGATTACGACACTTTCGGTGTAGGCCACTCCAGCACGTCGATTTCAGCTGCCCTGGGGATGGCGCTAGCCGCCCAAGCACAAAACGACCCGCGTCGCGTGTGTGCCATTATTGGCGATGGCGCACTCACTGCGGGAATGGCGTTTGAAGCGCTGGCCCATGCAGGCCACGTTAACGCCAATATGCTAGTGGTGCTGAACGACAATGAGATGTCGATCTCGGAAAATGTTGGCGGCATCGCGACCTATCTAGCCCGTGTGCTGTCTAGTAAGCCCTTCCTTAAGATGCGTGAAGAAGGCAAAAAAGTGCTCTCCCATCTGCCAGGCGCACTCGAACTTGCCAAACGCACCGAAGAGCATATGAAAGGCATGGTGAGCCCTGCCACATTATTTGAAGAAATGGGCTTCCACTACATTGGCCCAATCGATGGCCACGACCTGGAGGCGCTCACCGAAACATTGCGCAACCTGCGCGACCAGGACGGCCCTCAATTTCTGCATATCAAAACAGTTAAGGGTAAAGGCTTTCTGCCCGCCGAAGCTGACCAAATTGGTTATCACGCCATCACTAAGCTAGAAAAGCCCAGTGCCACTGCCAATGCACCACTGGTGAAGCCCCCGGTAGCGCCCAAGACCCCGGCTAAGAAAAAGTACTGCAACGTGTTCGGCGACTGGCTGTGCGATATGGCAGCCACTGATTCAAGGCTGATGGGAATTACCCCCGCCATGGGCGAAGGTTCGGATTTAATTCGTTTCTCCCAGCAGTATCCTGAGCGCTATTTTGATGTCGCGATCGCTGAGCAGCATGCCGTAACGCTTGCTGCAGGCATGGCCTGCGAGAGCATGAAGCCTGTTGTGGCGATTTACTCCACGTTCTTGCAGCGCGGCTACGATCAACTTATTCACGATGTGGCCGTCCAGAATCTAGACGTCACCTTTGCGATTGACCGTGCAGGCCTTGTGGGGGAAGACGGACCAACGCACCACGGCAGCATGGATCTATCTTTTTTACGCTGCATTCCAGGTATGGTGATTTTAGCCCCTGCTGATGAAGCAGAGTGTCGCGCCATGCTCAGTGCCGCTTACCATCATCCCGGCCCAGCAGCGGTTCGCTACCCTCGTGGCACGGGCCCTGGCGCAGCCATTCCCGAACACTTAGAGCCGCTGCCCATTGGCCAAGCACAGATACGCCGCGACGCTGGAAATGAAGGTGTGCGTATTGCATTGCTAGCATTTGGTAGCGTCAACGACGCCGCCGCAGCGGTCGCCGAAAAGCTCGACGCAACGCATATCAATATGCGCTCTATCAAGCCACTGGACCGAGACACCGTGCTGCATGCCGCTGATGAACATGAGCTGCTGGTCACGCTGGAAGAGAATGTGATTGCCGGTGGTGCAGGCAGCGCCGTGAACGAGCTGCTGCACGCAGAAGGGGTACAAATCGAGGTGCTTAATTTAGGCCTGCCTGACACCTTTGTTGAACACGGCACCCCTGCAGAGTTGTTACGCGACTGCGGCCTAGATGCCGACGGTATCGAGCGCGCTATTCGCGCACGTCTCCCGTAA
- the djlA gene encoding co-chaperone DjlA, whose amino-acid sequence MLFLIILFGLIGLAVGGPIGLLVGGGLGWWLGRRISRRLSAARTQIQEGFLESIFSVMGCLCQADGKVTDGELGVAEKLFDQMHLQGEQRAKARAAFERGRADDFNLDAELANVNRLTQRQPILRQVFLQVQLTAIAADGVLHPAEHEMILRVARGVGCSDAEVQQIEAMLHGAAANSQGSSEEALKDAYRVLGVNEDASDAEIKKAYRRLMSQNHPDKLAGKGLPESMREVAQARTSEIGNAYERIRSARDQ is encoded by the coding sequence ATGCTATTTTTGATTATCTTGTTTGGCCTGATTGGCCTTGCTGTCGGCGGCCCCATTGGCCTGCTGGTAGGCGGTGGGTTGGGCTGGTGGCTAGGACGACGAATTAGCCGCCGCTTAAGCGCGGCTCGCACACAAATCCAAGAAGGCTTTTTAGAATCGATCTTCTCGGTAATGGGCTGTTTGTGCCAAGCCGACGGTAAAGTCACCGATGGCGAACTTGGCGTGGCCGAAAAACTGTTTGACCAAATGCACCTTCAAGGCGAACAGCGTGCCAAAGCGCGAGCCGCCTTCGAACGCGGTCGTGCCGACGACTTCAACCTAGATGCAGAACTGGCGAACGTTAACCGACTGACCCAGCGCCAACCGATTTTACGCCAGGTATTTTTGCAAGTTCAGTTAACCGCCATTGCTGCCGACGGCGTGTTGCACCCTGCCGAGCACGAGATGATTTTGCGTGTGGCCCGCGGAGTAGGCTGTAGCGACGCCGAAGTACAGCAAATCGAAGCCATGCTTCACGGTGCAGCTGCGAATTCGCAGGGTTCCAGCGAAGAGGCATTGAAAGACGCCTACCGCGTACTTGGGGTGAATGAAGACGCCAGCGACGCAGAAATCAAGAAAGCGTACCGCCGCCTAATGAGCCAAAATCACCCCGACAAACTCGCAGGCAAAGGGCTGCCTGAAAGCATGCGTGAAGTGGCTCAAGCGCGCACTAGCGAAATTGGCAACGCTTACGAGCGCATCCGTAGCGCCCGAGATCAGTAG
- a CDS encoding glutathione S-transferase family protein, with protein MITNYSFPNSRSVRVTWTLEELGLEYRCQHVALDKGEGQTAEHLARHPDGKVPVIEDGELTLFESAPICRYLAEQYGDGSLLPGSAAERAQVDQWLSFIVTEIEQPLWLQAKHKFALPQDKRVPSVLPTAAWEFQRALLALERRYQGQETLVGETFTLADLFLTHTLTWAASMKHRLPESLITYRARHADRPALARAMEKEQAAVDC; from the coding sequence ATGATAACGAACTACAGTTTTCCGAACTCTCGCTCGGTGCGGGTTACCTGGACACTTGAAGAACTGGGTCTGGAATACCGCTGCCAGCATGTCGCACTGGATAAAGGTGAGGGGCAAACCGCTGAGCACCTAGCCCGCCACCCAGATGGCAAGGTGCCAGTCATTGAAGATGGCGAGCTAACGCTGTTTGAATCGGCACCTATTTGCCGCTATCTAGCCGAGCAATATGGCGATGGTAGCCTTCTGCCCGGAAGCGCCGCTGAGCGAGCGCAGGTCGACCAGTGGCTAAGCTTTATCGTCACCGAAATTGAGCAACCGTTGTGGCTTCAGGCCAAGCATAAATTTGCACTCCCCCAAGATAAGCGCGTGCCTTCAGTATTGCCCACCGCCGCCTGGGAGTTTCAGCGGGCACTGCTAGCGTTAGAACGCCGTTACCAGGGCCAGGAAACGTTAGTCGGCGAGACATTTACCCTGGCGGATCTTTTCCTTACCCATACATTAACGTGGGCAGCCAGCATGAAGCATCGCCTGCCCGAATCCCTAATTACCTACCGCGCACGCCACGCTGATCGTCCAGCGCTAGCCCGTGCCATGGAAAAAGAGCAAGCGGCAGTTGATTGCTAG
- the trhA gene encoding PAQR family membrane homeostasis protein TrhA — MKALDEQRHDVLPQQGEFSIVEEWLHSITHGVGAVFSLVGMVVLLAVASLAVHVDPWKIVSLSLYGTTLVLLYTASTFYHGISHRRWKQRFQLLDHCAIYLLIAGTYTPFLLVNMRGTTGWVLFTAVWSLALVGIGCKLLWPQRFAVLRVTIYLLMGWMIVLASREMAANLSVAGIALLAAGGIIYTLGVIFYAVRAIPYNHAIWHLFVIAGSICHYFAVYSAVLPHRAVT, encoded by the coding sequence ATGAAAGCTCTAGATGAACAACGGCATGACGTACTGCCTCAGCAGGGTGAGTTCAGCATTGTCGAAGAGTGGTTACACAGCATTACCCACGGGGTTGGTGCTGTGTTTAGCTTGGTGGGTATGGTCGTGCTGCTGGCAGTAGCAAGCTTGGCCGTGCATGTCGACCCTTGGAAAATTGTCAGTCTAAGCCTATACGGCACCACGTTAGTTCTGCTTTATACTGCCTCGACTTTCTATCACGGCATATCTCATCGGCGCTGGAAGCAACGCTTTCAACTGCTTGACCATTGTGCAATTTACTTACTTATCGCGGGTACTTATACGCCTTTTCTGCTCGTTAATATGCGCGGCACCACAGGCTGGGTCTTATTTACTGCCGTGTGGTCGCTAGCACTAGTGGGGATTGGCTGCAAACTGCTATGGCCACAGCGTTTCGCGGTACTACGCGTGACTATCTATTTACTGATGGGCTGGATGATCGTCCTGGCCTCTAGAGAGATGGCGGCCAATTTATCAGTGGCCGGCATCGCTCTGCTTGCCGCAGGGGGAATCATCTACACGCTAGGGGTGATCTTCTATGCCGTGCGTGCCATCCCCTACAATCACGCCATTTGGCATTTATTTGTGATTGCTGGAAGTATTTGCCACTACTTTGCCGTCTATAGCGCTGTTCTACCTCATAGGGCGGTTACCTAG
- the ribA gene encoding GTP cyclohydrolase II: MTIRFIAASRLPTPWATFTMHGFEDEATGKDHIALTLGDVSGGEPVLGRVHSECLTGDALFSMRCDCGYQLQEALKRIAEEGRGVLFYLRQEGRGIGLLNKIRAYHLQDQGADTVEANEQLGFGADMRRYDLCVPMLNHLGITALKLMTNNPRKVDALTRDGVNVVERLPITTGLNPHNEHYLSTKAGKLGHMMALDDFTQASDVDIERKG; the protein is encoded by the coding sequence GTGACCATTCGCTTCATTGCCGCTTCCCGGCTGCCCACGCCTTGGGCCACATTCACCATGCACGGTTTCGAAGATGAAGCCACGGGTAAAGACCATATCGCTTTAACGCTAGGTGATGTGAGCGGCGGCGAGCCGGTGCTGGGACGCGTGCATTCTGAATGTTTAACCGGCGATGCGCTGTTCTCAATGCGCTGTGACTGCGGTTATCAGTTGCAAGAAGCGCTCAAGCGCATTGCCGAAGAAGGGCGTGGTGTGCTGTTCTACCTGCGCCAGGAAGGGCGAGGAATTGGGCTGCTGAATAAAATCCGTGCATATCATCTGCAAGACCAAGGTGCTGATACGGTCGAAGCCAACGAGCAGCTTGGTTTTGGTGCAGACATGCGTCGTTATGACCTGTGTGTGCCAATGCTTAACCACTTGGGTATCACGGCATTAAAGCTGATGACCAATAACCCGCGGAAGGTAGATGCCTTAACCCGCGACGGGGTGAATGTGGTTGAGCGCCTACCGATTACTACGGGCCTAAATCCCCACAATGAACACTATCTCTCAACCAAAGCTGGCAAACTTGGTCATATGATGGCGCTGGATGACTTTACCCAGGCCAGTGACGTGGATATTGAACGTAAAGGCTGA
- the hemE gene encoding uroporphyrinogen decarboxylase, giving the protein MTTTPLQNDRFLRALARQPVDRTPVWMMRQAGRYLPEYRASRADAGSFMDLCRNHDLACEVTLQPLERYPLDAAILFSDILTIPDAMGLGLYFETGEGPKFRKTVRTPEEVAALTVPNAERDLDYVMRAVSTIRRELNGRMPLIGFSGSPWTLATYMVEGGSSKDFRHLKTMLYDTPDTMHQLLDTLAQSVTDYLNAQIRAGAQAVQIFDTWGGALSTPAYLEFSLRYMEQIVSGLIREHDGRRVPVILFTKNGGQWLEHIACAGADALGIDWSTELSDARARVGHKVALQGNLDPNVLFARPSAIRAEVARVLESYGHGPGHVFNLGHGISQFTNPDHVTAFMEALHDLSPQYHQGIPTQTNAPRPGAK; this is encoded by the coding sequence ATGACCACCACACCTTTGCAAAACGACCGTTTTCTTCGTGCGCTGGCTCGCCAGCCCGTCGACCGCACTCCGGTGTGGATGATGCGCCAAGCAGGCCGTTACCTGCCAGAATATCGCGCCAGCCGCGCCGATGCTGGCAGCTTTATGGATCTGTGCCGCAACCATGACCTAGCCTGCGAAGTAACGTTGCAACCCCTTGAGCGTTATCCGCTAGATGCCGCCATTCTATTCTCCGACATCCTCACAATCCCGGATGCGATGGGCTTGGGGCTCTATTTCGAAACCGGCGAAGGCCCTAAATTCAGAAAAACCGTACGCACCCCAGAAGAGGTGGCGGCGTTAACAGTGCCCAATGCCGAGCGCGATCTCGACTATGTGATGCGCGCCGTATCGACCATTCGTCGTGAACTGAACGGCCGGATGCCGTTGATTGGCTTTTCGGGTAGCCCCTGGACGTTAGCCACCTACATGGTGGAAGGCGGTTCTAGCAAAGATTTCCGCCATCTGAAAACCATGCTCTACGATACGCCAGACACCATGCACCAATTGCTAGATACCCTGGCACAGTCGGTAACCGACTACTTAAACGCGCAAATTCGCGCTGGCGCTCAAGCAGTACAGATTTTTGACACCTGGGGTGGCGCACTATCTACCCCCGCCTACCTGGAATTTTCGCTGCGCTACATGGAGCAAATTGTCTCCGGCCTGATTCGTGAACACGATGGTCGCCGCGTGCCGGTCATTCTGTTTACCAAGAATGGCGGCCAGTGGCTGGAACATATTGCCTGCGCCGGCGCCGATGCGCTAGGTATCGATTGGTCCACCGAACTTTCCGACGCCCGCGCACGGGTAGGCCATAAAGTGGCGCTGCAAGGCAATCTCGACCCGAATGTGTTGTTCGCACGCCCTTCTGCCATCCGAGCCGAAGTTGCACGCGTGTTGGAAAGCTATGGGCACGGCCCGGGCCACGTCTTTAACTTGGGCCATGGCATCAGCCAGTTCACCAACCCCGATCACGTCACCGCCTTTATGGAGGCGCTGCACGATTTAAGCCCGCAGTATCATCAAGGCATTCCTACCCAAACGAACGCCCCGCGTCCAGGAGCAAAGTAA